In Oryza sativa Japonica Group chromosome 1, ASM3414082v1, the genomic stretch cgtactaggatatgtcacatccaaccaaaaaaCCTTATATTTgcggacagagggagtagtatagcCAACTGTCAGCTCTAAAAATTGACACATTATCTACAGCCACTCTAATAGCCTACCCATAcaataattttatataaatatatattgcaCCATTAATACTtggcccacctctcatacacacacaatattTTGGAAcccatgctgcagctggctacaaatctttagcccgcttttcttctctctcctctcctctcctctctcctccacatatgTCTGTAGCTAACCTATAGCatgctattatacttgctcttatatATCCTTCATCCGTGTCCATTCTTTTACAACAGAATTCCATTACTGCTTTACATATTGCATGATGTCTCGGAACTTCTAAGAGAAGGTGGTTAATTGGGAGCAAAAGCACCTCGTTTCGCCAATCAGAGGGCTGCTActcagggtgtgtttggataatgggaaatggggGGGTGAGATTGGGATTAGGAAATGAAgcaagggttaggattaaatagaagagggagaatgaatgATTAGGATTTAAAAGTgtcttttggtgggtgggaaatcatttccctaTCCCATTAGCCAAACACTGCCTCACTGATAGAAGGATACTTACCTATGCTAGATGTGACTAAATGCATGTAGTAGAATATTGACAAATACCAATATTGATGGTGCAAGATAATACCGAATCAAGTACATAATCTAAGGTAAGAAAGGAACCTCTGTAAAGAATCTTGAAGCTGATTGTTTCTCCTATCAGCATCTTCAAGGTTTCTTTGTAGCTCCCCAATTTCTACCTGAGCATCAGCTAGTTGTTTCATGATTGCACCATTATGCTGTCTCTCAGCTTTCAATGAATTCTCTACTGCTGTCACATTTTCCTCAAGTCTGATCAATGGGGAACAAATAATCAGCTGCGTCAATGTTTACTTATAGAGGTGATCTCCAACAGCAAGATCATTAATAAAGCACAAAATTAGTAACCAGAATTTAAACGGGTAGAAAATAAATCCGAAACAAACTGCCCTAGAATATAAAAATAAGTCAATGCAAACATCAAACAGCAGACCTTTGGGTGGTGTCGTGATAGTGAGCAATGCTTTTATCagcatcttcaatttttttgaGTAGTTCCTCATTTTTATACTGTGCTTCGCTTAGTAATTTCTTAGTTGCTTCAGTTTCTTGCCTTTCTGTAGTCAATAAAGCATCCTTCTCTGTTAAACTTTCTTCAAGCCTATGTtcacaaaaagaagaaagaactgTTATTGAGATAGTAGAACAGATTTTGTAAAATACATATGGTTGCAAAAGAAAATGACTTCATGATTGATCAAAAGTTTCCATGCATGTCGAGCAATGGCCATGTAACTTGTAAAGAATCTAAAAACCTTTGTATAGTAGTCTCAAGTTGAGTAGATTTTTCATCAGTATCCCCAGCTTCTCTCAGAAGTTCATCAATTTTAGCTTGTGCTTCAGCTAATTGTACCACAGTTTCCTCATGTTGTTGCTTTTCAATAGTCACTGAAGATTGTAATTTTGTAATGGCCTCCTCAAATCTACATATAGAAATAGATTGCAAGCCATCAGACATCATAGTAAAGGAAGATGGAAAGATATTTATGACCAAACAATAGAATATCAGTTCACAAGAACTTTCTAGGACGAACCTTTGAACTGTTTCCTGAAGCAGATCGATTTGTTTCTCAGCATCTTCAAGCTTGCTTGCAAATGCTTCATTTCTTGCTTGAGATTCAGCTATTACGGCACTAGCTTCTTCCTTTTCCTGTCTTTCTGCTAGCAAAAGGGCCTCCCTTTCTTGTATAGTCTCCTCTAGTCTGTATTGAAAAAGAATGGGAGTGCATTTTAATGCTATTAGAGCCGAAATGGTATGTGCCCATTACAGTAAACTATCGGTTGCACATAAATGAATCTAAGGGAACAATGGAAGCAAAAGAATACCATGAATTTCTGAATTGACATAAATGTCCCTCAAATCATTTAAAGAGGCATCTGATTTTCATAATGAAAACATGTAGTTATAAAAGAAATACACCAGCAAATACACTTTCTAGATCTGGCACCAGTCAAACAAAATGTCCAGAAATTACAGTGGTCAGAAGTGGTTAACTACCAAATGAGAAAATTGTGGGTTTTATACAACATGGAGATTTATTGGAATTTACTATAAAAGAGTGCTTTTCTGGGGAGGCTAGAAGAGATGGAAGGGGGGTATTTAGGAGGGAGGAGGTGCAGTGAGATCCAATGAATAAAATGATCTAAAGTTGAGAATTCGAGTGACACAGGTGTTTCTAGAACTGCAAGAAACATAAAGCGTGCACCATCTTATGTATGAACGTGCATGTCTATGTCTGTTATGTGCAGGCATTAGAATGTAGAGTTATGTATGATGCTCTTTTTATTTTGGGAGAATGCATGTTCTAGTCAACTGTTTTCTGGTTTAGCTTccacaatcaacaagaaataatacTGAACACTCAggcaattaagaaaaaaagacaaacctctGCACAGTATCGCTAAGCTGCTTGATTTTTCCATCTGCATCCTCGACTTCCTTGCTCAATTCTTCATTTCTTTCTTGAGCATTAGCATGTGCTTTCTTAGTTAAATCATTTTCCTCTTGTTCTGCTACTAGAAGCGCCTGTCATAATAGTGCACTCACTGAATATCAAAATATTTCATACCATGCCTAAATGAGCTAAAACAGGCCAGAAATAAATATCATGATtgcttctactccctccgtttcacaatgtaagtcattctagcattttccacattcatattaatgctaatgaatctagacatatatacctatctagatttattaacatcaatatgaatgtgggaaatgctagaatgacttacattgtgaaacggaggaagtagaaaaaTTACAACTGTACACTGCTGACTCTTTttaatataaacatatatacaaCAGTAAATTGCTATTGTAAACCATTTTATCAAATGTTAATAGAGACCCTCCCTAGTGGTTCAATGTACCTTGAGTCCTTCGATTTCAGAAGTCAATGAACtgatcttttctctttcttgCTCAAGAGCTTCCTCAACAGCCTTTTTAGCTGATTCTCTTTCCTGCATTGCTGTGACGTCTTGCATTCGCTGTTCCATTTCATTAAGAGCGGCCTGCAATTTAGAAACTTCTGCTACTTTGGACTTCTCCAGATCTGTCTGCAAATCAAATACACATACATGACCAATAGTTTCTATGTCAATACGGATACAACCTGCAGTGCCAACGTAAGTCAGTGCAGTTGCACCATATCTGCAGTAATTTAATTGTACTCAAGACCAGGAATTAACCCTTAATTTCTTTTCCAGGCCCAACCGGTTTGTTAGCTCCTCCACACGTTCCTCCAATTTCTCTTTTGCCACCTTAAGAGCTTGTGTATCTCTTGCAGCCTAGAATATTTGTGCATGAGAAAATTTGCTTtagtaaaggaaaaaaaatccatcagtTACAAATCAAAAGGTGTTCATTTACCATTCTGAGCTGTCTCAGCTCCCTTCTGGCAACCCTTCTTCTCCAAGCACATTGATAAGTCAATGCTGCTCTCTTCAGTTTTAGATAGTTAGAGTTATCTCTGTGGCAACGCCACTGGGTCTGCAGATACACATGTCCAAATGATGGTCTAAACATAAGCAAATGAAGATGAATGGCACATACAACCAGGAGCTTGATGTCCATCTACAGTTGAACAAGGAAAGTAACAGTGAAGTGTATACAAGAACAGCTAGCCTACCTGGATATGGGTAGTAGCCTTGTTTTGCTTTCTAAACATGAATTCCTTGAGAGCTGCCATGGTTCTTAACCCTGTCTGCAATGTAATGGCTGACAAACGCAGTTGAGAATAAGTTCTCCATGCAAAATAACAGCGGatatttttctgaatttttattgcTGCTGCTTCTCGTCTCAGGCATTCATGCAGTTTACAAGCCAATCTTGCTGCAATCAGAAGAAAAGCTCTCAATATATGTATACAGGTCCATCTATATACTACACAAAAACATTTTCAGATACCATCTGAAAAGCACTTTACCTCTAACAAAGGATTGCAAGCAAACAGATGCATTACGCAGTATCAGGAACTGCTCACGAGCAACATGAGTACGAAACTGACCCTGAACACCTCTTGCTGCATTATTCCGCACCTCTGTTCTTCTAGCATCTAATTCAGCCATCTGACCAGCTCTCAGGAATACTTTGGTTCTTCCAATCTGTAAGTTGCAATTAATTTTTCAACTATAGGACTAACTAAGCAAACTTCCAAAGCATTATATTTTCCTAGACACTAAACAAAAGCAACCAAAAGGACAACATGCGTTGTGAATCATCTGCTTGCAAGGAGTCAAGTCAGAACCTTCTAATATGTTTTCAACAGTATAATCCTACTATTAAATCATATcaagagagaaaaatataacTCATAAAGAACAGCTAAATGGTGGTGGGCCAAGTCCAAGGCCCAAAATCATTGGTAGTCTCTTCAATAAATCCATAGTTGGTACCAACCACATCAAACCCCACTATAAGCAAACCCTATACTTCAGTGGTTCAACCCACCCTAGGTACCTCTAGCCCTTTCTGATGAGCTCAGTATTTTATTCTTttcgtatttttttttataatttatgtcGTCCACATACAGCAACCCAGTTTGTTGGAATACACACAAAAATAATTTCAACTTCTTGGTTTAGAACACAATCTAACCCAGAACCCGATTGAAAACCGAACCAGACCATCCTTTTATTTCAATGCTGTTTAGACTCACAAGGCAAACATGTATGCATTTATTCTCAAAGTGGCAAAGTCTCACCCATTTCAGACAATGTTTATCTGGCCAGTAACCACCTActttaaaagatataagttgTCCCTACTCATTAAGAACATTCCCATGGCATACATGCCATTTTAGTGAAGATGTACATGTCATATGGCCATATGGGGCCATGCCTATGGTAGCCAAACAATAAATGCATGCGATGGCTAGTAAAACATATTTCACCTGGTAACCCTGCAGCCCCATTTTATCCAAAACCTTTTGGCAGGTGACCTTTTCATCATTTCTACAGAAAAGCATGTGGACCATTTATTAATACAAACCAGAAATGAAAGGGTAAAATTTATTAGACaaaatgaagacactaaattGTTGAGGCATTGATACTCACTTCTCTTTCACAATTTCAGAAGCAAGAATGCGAAAGCGATGAAGAAAATCATGAAATAATTTCCTTGTGGGATATCCAGCACAGCTGATTCTAATCGCTTCAAGAACACCCTTAAGGATGAAAAACAATTATCAGAAGGCACTATGAAACTGTACTCCACGAAATTTCAAAAAAGGAAATATAATATCTACTTACCGAACATCGAAGTTGCTGCAGAACATTCGTGTTCTCAAATATAGCAGGTTTAAGAACACTATTTGGTTTTACACATCTAATGTAATGAGGCTCTGTAGAGCTCAACGTCTCCATCAGTTCATGAAGTTGCACCTGGAAATTAAACTCAATCAAATGAGAGGTGTTTCTATATCAAAGCACAGCTAAAGAAAAGTAAACACCACAATCCCACTCTTTATTAAAAACTTCAATTGTTATTATACTAATCTGTCAAATAAAATCCCTAAAGTTATATACTACGTATTTAGATTCAGCTTAGGTCCTTTCTGCTATATCATGCCATGAATCTCTGGCATAGGACATAGTAGCAGAAAAAATGTAATGATTATGCAGTATGCCAACACATTAGTCTAATATCGTGTCGCAAGCGAGATTCTCCCATGCTGTTTTACCTAAAAAATAGCGAGATTCTCCCATGACATTTAATTCATATCACTAGTTTGGTGATGTGACATCGGTCTAATAACATGGCATGGAAAAATAATAAGCTCAGATTACAAGCTATGTAAGGGTCCACTAAACATATTTAAGTTTCTACCATTAGTAGGAAACAAAAGTTGAATTCATAACCCACATAGTATAAAATAGTGACATAATAAACAAGTCTAATATAGCAGAGAGTTACCTTAAAGCGAGTGGCAATTGAGGACTTTGATGATTTTGTGTTCTCTTCTGATGCCGGGGGGAACAATGCAGACACAAAAGAGCATCTGGAAGCATTCAGTAATTCCTGATGCTCTGCTACCACGTAATCTTTGTTTTTGTCCAGAAAATGATCAGATTGATATATCACCTGGAGATATATTTAAAAAGTGTGACATTCTCAGACAAATTTATGAATAAAGATAAGAGCAGTACACTGAAAATGCTTACATCTCCAGCATAATGTTGGATAGTAAACGCAGTACGAGAAAGTTTTGGTTTGGTAAATCTTTTGTGATTCTTGAACTTTTCGTACAGCTTCTGGGAAAATGTCTCGTGTGTCGACTTTGGGAACATGCTGGTTGATATAgacaataaaagaaaaaaatatcagagACATTAGAAATGTCATGCGGTGCAAAAAATGCACACCCCTAAGTAAAAACAAGAATGACATGTGTTGCTTGGGAATGAACATCAGGTGTCCACTTCAGCATATTATGAAAAATAGGATCTGGCAATCCACATAACATATATTGTTCCTAACTAAACAATTGATCAAAATCCACTTCTCTACATAAGGCATGCATCAGCGTAGTAATACACATATgtagacttttttttcttaatatgtCCCAGTAAAATTGGAACATGCAgtgaaaaacaaaggaaaaatggGAACTTACCAAGCTTCATCAAGAAGTGCAATAATGCCACCTGGTTTCTGGACACAGAAACGTGATAACTAAATATTAGAacataaaagataaaaaaaaaggtggtgGTAATGTACAACAGGAACATAGACGTGTTTTGAAACTACAATCATCTGTGGAAGGCACTGTAGCAATTAAGTATGGTATCATCTACTGGTTTAAAGAAGCTCAAGATCAGGTAGACCAATGTTTTCCCATAGCTTACGTTGGTTTTATTCGATACTATTGAATTGCATGCACCGACCAGTTCAACCCCAAAGCTTAAGCTGATGAGGAAAGGCAGACAATTCACTTGTACTCCAACACTCCCCTCCCGCAAGCCCCAAGCGTGGAATAGAAGTGGCtgcaattttttatttgattgcGTGCCAGCCTGGATTCGAACTCGAGAACTCTAGCTCTGGCACCAACCAGTTCAATCCAAAAGCTTAAGCTGATGAGGAAAGACATACAATTCACTTATACTCCAACAAATACTGATCAACTCAAAGGAAGATAAGATTGGCATAATATTGGTGTATAATATGGAACTTTGTCTAAAAATACTGAGGCCTTAAGTCAAATcaatcttcaaattcattatgaGATTTTGTCTAAAAAATCGTGCTGAAATCAGTTTATATCACTAATCACTATTGCTGCTCCTACAGGTAAAAGGTACAATCCCAGAATATGGATCCTATTCAAGTTAGCACATCCACCGAAGTCAGCTTCAGGCCCAAAGTCTGTGGCTTGAGCTTGGCTAGTCTTTTACTTGAGCAGATGAAAAAGCTCAAGCAATCCATATAGATAGGCTTTTGCTTATTTTTCCCCTAGCTCCCTGGGTATCCTTTGAAACTACACCAGCTATCAATAGTTGGATATGAAGTAAGTGAAGAGCGAAGTCATTAAGAAAGGAAAAGGGGTTTATAGTATTTCAGTGAATAAGCCCGAATTGGTCAAGACTGTTTATGGGCCCTTCTATATGATACCAGTTTGTGGTTTCATTGAATATGCTTCAGGCTCGCGATTCAACTTTGGTCGTTATGGATTGATACCAAAAAGGCATTCAGCTGGACATGGGAGGCAGCAACTGTTAGCACATGGCAACAGCACAGTTTCTATAGGCATCTCAGGGTTACACAACTGCATAATATGGGCCTATGTATCTGACACAGTAGAACATTGTCTAGCTAAGTTGAGGATTAACATGTTACTTGGTCATCTATCTTATCTGTTGCAGTAAAATTATTGTTAGCTTCATAAGCCGTGTATCTTATCTATTGGTTACTTAGCTTCATAAAGGAGCTGCCatctacttcctctgtcccaaaattaAGAGGTTTAGCAAAGAAACACACAGGTTCTTCCCACACTCCGGTTTTCCCTCTCCCCACAAACTGTCGATTCCACCCAGCTATAGTCTGGGTTTACTCATTGTGATCTGCGGATCATAACAGGACCTAACTGCATTAGCACTTGGGGAAAACAAATTACAACAGCGTAGTTAACCAATACCTTCTCGATCAAATCAAGTACATCTTGGTTATCTACAAACTCTATGTAACTCCAGTTAATCTGCTCCCTTGTATACTCCTCCTGCTCCATTTTGAATACATTCTGCAAAAACAAGCATCCATGGTTGCTTGGCACAGGAAGCAAGAGAATAACAGTCTACTAATATGATGAGTTGTACAGGTACCTGGTTAAAATGTTGCTGAAGTTTTTCATTTGTGAAATTGATACATAATTGCTCAAAACTGTATAGCAGCAGAATACAATAGAAGGACTTAGCAAACTCATATAGTGTCTTCGATAGCataaattaactattctttCTGCACCTAGCTAGTTACCTGTtagttttaaaactttcaaagcCATATATGTCAAGTACCCCAATCAATTTGTCCGAATTTGGGTCTTGCCCAATCGATGCATTAATTCTATTTACAAGCCTGCAATAGTACAACTGTACATACTTAGAAAGGATATGCGCATAAAAAGTATGGAATGAGTTGTCCCTAGTCAACTCTATTACCAGTCAAATAATCGAGAGTATATTTGTTTTGCTAAGCCATCCCTGCTAACAGTAGCAGAACTAGGACCAACTGTAGTAGTAATCACTCCTTCTGGTGTATTTATTTCCCTTTTTATCAAGGCATTCTCCAACTTCTTGCAGTCACACCTGTAATAAGCATTTCACAATGTATTGTAGattgtaaatatttaaatattggAAAGATGGCACTAAAATTACAAAGAGAAGTGAAGAACTTAAAACGTCAGGCATACATCAAGAGCTCTGCGGCTGTATTAAGATGGAATCTAGATTTGTCATCCTTTATAACAGATGAATCTACCTCACTCCCCTTTGCAAAATTAATATTTCCAAGATGCAGCACAGCAGCAACAACCCGGAATATAGCTTCCTGTAAAAGAAAATGTCGTTTGATAAAATGCATCCCCAGTAAAACAATTCAATACTTTAAGGGGGCAGATTTTAAAACCTGTTCTTGCTCAATGATGCCAACTGTATCCATAGCATTTCTAGTTACAAGATACTCTTCAGCATCGTTGATACCATCAACTCTAATGCAAGACGACTGATTGAGGTAATGAAATGAAGATGGATCCCCCAGCTTATACCTTTTTATATCCTGCAACCACAATTTTGGCATAAAAAGTAGCACATGTAACAGGTTGAAAAGAAAGATTCTACATGCAAACTGAGACCACAAACAGGGAAAAAAAGTACCTCTGGTGGCGCAGCACAGAGGAAGTAAAAGCAATGGTAGTTTCGCTCTGGACTATTGATTTGGCAGACTCGAGATCTCTCAAGCAAGTAAGTTCTAATAGCAGCGCCAGATATCTTCCCACTCTTGTCAAATTGGATTTCAACGAACTTACCAAATCGACTTCAGTATGTTAAGAAAAATTAACATCCATGTAAGTATCACATAATCGTAGTATGAACAAGAATGAGGGAATGAACTACTAAAGTTAATATTTGATTATTTTACTGTCTGTGTGAGCTAAATGTCGTGAATACAAAATAGAACCAGTTAGTTTTGATCTTAGATATTGAGAGGCTAAAATAGTTATATGTTTATCCTTCATGGCCTGCTGACCCATACGCGATCAGAGCCAAAACGATTTGCATTGGTAATCTTCTTGAAAAGCAAAATGGTTGCTTGAATCTAGCAGGTGGGACCAGTTCAAATATTTGGCAAAATACTAACATTAGCAGCCATTgaacttttgttttttctttcaagAGAGTTCTAAGTTCTAACCTAACTTTGTTTTCTCGAAAATGCAGGACTgcgtttcatttcattaagaagaaagaaactaaaTACAAAATGAGGGGGCTAAACTGACACACACCCAAGAACACGCCCACACACACAACACCTAAGGTTGACACACGACCAGAACAAGCAAACACAAACTAATTGCCCGGGGTAAGCGACCTACAGAGAAGCTCTTGGAGAGCGTAAGCTCCAGGCCTCCAGCTAAACTCCACAAGCTAAAATCATTTTCTATAGCCTGCAATACCATTTTCCAGCTACACTCAGTTCTAGCTTAACTTTGTACTCAGTACATAATTGCAATACCATATGACCAACCAAGTTCCATGCCTCAAGGTTCTACATATGTGAAAGCTACGGTCCAAATTATTTTATCGAGACTTTACTTCGAAACAAAAAACATTTCATATTGTAAGATCAAGACCTTCCTGAAATAATCTATACAGGATCATGCCAGTGAAGCGCTAATGATCAGAATACGTTCACAGAATAGTAATTTTTGCTTTTGTAGCATGTTTATTTTTAGCAACACACAGTTATTCCGCAAGTGATACCATAATAAACTCTGCTGCTCCTTCACACCTTTGATTATGATGTATACAACACAACTGTACTACCACTTTGTTTGTGTTACTCTGAACTCTAAAGCTGCAAACAGTATAGATTTCACTATCTTCTTATTTCCATGTTATGATATGCATACCTTGAATTGTTGTTCCGAACAGTTTTTGCATTCCCAAAAGCTTCAAGGACTGGGTTTGACTGGATCCAAAACACAAGTGAGAAAGAAAAACAGCAAAGAAAAATAAGGAAATTGATACATTAGAAAACACTATATCTTTTGAACTAATGGAACTCCAGTGATATCAGAAAGATGTGTTAAAAACATAGGAATCTTTCCAACTTACTTCTAAAACCTGCTGTTCAACCGTCCTTCCTCCTGTTCCAGACCGCCCACCCAAATATGCAAGATATCTCATCAGCAGTTTCGTCGTTTCAGTCTTACCAGCTCCACTTTCACCACTGACCAAAATGGAATTGTTCCTTCCTTCATTCATCATTTGCCTGTTTCCTTATTCAGACAAACGCAAAATGGTTTCATCAATATAGGAGGAGCACTTCCACACTTAGGTCAGTAATAAGATGAGGTGCTAGTACTATAAAAATTCACCTGTAAGAGACATCAGCTATTGCAAATACATGAGGATCTAGATCCCCAAGGTTTGCACCTTTGTATTTTTCCATAGTTCGGACATCAACAAGATTAGGCAGCCTTTGGAACGGATTTATGGCAATCAGGATATTGCCGGTATAGGTCTGGAACTCAAGAGAATATCATTAGGGGAAAAACAATGGACTAGTGTTAATGGTTGTTCTTTTGACATTACAATGAAATGATCACTCACATAGATTAGATTTCTTGCATATCTGACAGCCAGATTATCTAAAACACCAGGCTCGTGCAAGTATGATAACCTTGTCATGTCATCGACTCCATCAGGTGGTGCTTCTGTGTCTTTAGGATGTATATCTGATACATTTGCAATAACCTAGAGGCAAAAAATAACAATTACCATTTACATACAAAAAACAACATGCTATAGAAACTGAGTACCGTAGATAATGTCATACTTATAAAAGTCTTATCAAGCACATCATTGACATCAATATACACTCATTGTAGTCGATTTTCTCGAATCAGTTATACACAGGTAGAGCTAAATGAAAGCCACAAATTAAACCACACTAGCTAATGTATTTTGCTGCTCTGAGAGGCTACAAAATGTGCAATGGGAGTTAGACATCAACTGCTTTGGATGATTTTAGAAAGAGATACCACAAATCTTAGATGTTAAAGTATTGTTAGATGGTTCAAACACCTCACTAGCCTTTTTGATACAACTTATTACCATGGGGCTGTAAGTTTCCTACAAATGATTTTTCTGCTAACTATTTTCCTCTAAATGAACACAGCAGTCAATACTTGCTTAGTCAAAAACTAGAAAGTGGCAGACATGCAGAAAAACTGAAGTCGTAAACTCTCTGGAAcaaaaaattgaactcaaaagCCATTACGACTCAAAATTCATAGTAATATAATACAAAATTACAACTCAAAGCATACCGTCTTTCCCTTGGTTGTGCGAACATGGGCATTTTTACCATCAATCCGGAAGACCTCACCATCAACCCAAGCTGAATCTTTATCTTCCACCCAGACATGAGAGCCTATAACAATGTTTAACATA encodes the following:
- the LOC4325942 gene encoding myosin-17 isoform X4; the encoded protein is MASMLNIVIGSHVWVEDKDSAWVDGEVFRIDGKNAHVRTTKGKTVIANVSDIHPKDTEAPPDGVDDMTRLSYLHEPGVLDNLAVRYARNLIYTYTGNILIAINPFQRLPNLVDVRTMEKYKGANLGDLDPHVFAIADVSYRQMMNEGRNNSILVSGESGAGKTETTKLLMRYLAYLGGRSGTGGRTVEQQVLESNPVLEAFGNAKTVRNNNSSRFGKFVEIQFDKSGKISGAAIRTYLLERSRVCQINSPERNYHCFYFLCAAPPEDIKRYKLGDPSSFHYLNQSSCIRVDGINDAEEYLVTRNAMDTVGIIEQEQEAIFRVVAAVLHLGNINFAKGSEVDSSVIKDDKSRFHLNTAAELLMCDCKKLENALIKREINTPEGVITTTVGPSSATVSRDGLAKQIYSRLFDWLVNRINASIGQDPNSDKLIGVLDIYGFESFKTNSFEQLCINFTNEKLQQHFNQNVFKMEQEEYTREQINWSYIEFVDNQDVLDLIEKKPGGIIALLDEACMFPKSTHETFSQKLYEKFKNHKRFTKPKLSRTAFTIQHYAGDVIYQSDHFLDKNKDYVVAEHQELLNASRCSFVSALFPPASEENTKSSKSSIATRFKVQLHELMETLSSTEPHYIRCVKPNSVLKPAIFENTNVLQQLRCSGVLEAIRISCAGYPTRKLFHDFLHRFRILASEIVKEKNDEKVTCQKVLDKMGLQGYQIGRTKVFLRAGQMAELDARRTEVRNNAARGVQGQFRTHVAREQFLILRNASVCLQSFVRARLACKLHECLRREAAAIKIQKNIRCYFAWRTYSQLRLSAITLQTGLRTMAALKEFMFRKQNKATTHIQTQWRCHRDNSNYLKLKRAALTYQCAWRRRVARRELRQLRMAARDTQALKVAKEKLEERVEELTNRLGLEKKLRTDLEKSKVAEVSKLQAALNEMEQRMQDVTAMQERESAKKAVEEALEQEREKISSLTSEIEGLKALLVAEQEENDLTKKAHANAQERNEELSKEVEDADGKIKQLSDTVQRLEETIQEREALLLAERQEKEEASAVIAESQARNEAFASKLEDAEKQIDLLQETVQRFEEAITKLQSSVTIEKQQHEETVVQLAEAQAKIDELLREAGDTDEKSTQLETTIQRLEESLTEKDALLTTERQETEATKKLLSEAQYKNEELLKKIEDADKSIAHYHDTTQRLEENVTAVENSLKAERQHNGAIMKQLADAQVEIGELQRNLEDADRRNNQLQDSLQRLVEDATTSEALLVAERQENEVTKKTLTEALDQIEELVKEVECAKNSVYQLQDNIQRLEQNASAREADLLTERQEKETTSKALAEAQAKIEGLLEEISSANKKTDLLQKTIERLEEGATTTDALYLTERQEHDQTKKAFSEAQEINQQLYRKIEEAEKNIEQLRENVERLEKDATARDSLLLMTKQSHDDTIKELLEVQERNLELMNGVEDSNKKIMLLEDSVKRLEEDGIAKEALLLTEKQAHEATRMTLTEALEKNEELLKKIHDDDKHILELQFTIQRLEENTAAKENLLLREREQNDATTKAQIESQERNEQLLKRFVDVDRKIDLLQDTIERIGENSTIKDALLLSERQEKDAIKKELVEAGERNEELIMKIEDTDKKIEHLQNAIIKLEGDIEAKDISLEAAREENDTIRKSLAEAQEKNEELLRKISDNEYRIHLLQDTAQKLQVDAISRLSSFVMEKQESDAAKRALTEARERNEDLLKRNEDLLKRNDDLIKKIEESSKTITQLQETLQRLEGKSTNLEAENQVLRQQATATPPSTAKSSASRSKITRIHRSPENGHILNGDTRQAEIKPSTGTSETIPSIGNPPDLNNEKHVEQGEKLQKVLNQKYQSPQSQQPQDDQQWLLTCISQYLGFFGSKPVAALLIYQCLSHWRSFEAMKTGVFDSILQAINSATEAQNDTRALAYWLSNLSTLTVLLQRSFKTTRTAISTPQRRRFSSERIFHASQTSNAGLAYLSGQPVVGAAGLPQVEAKYPALLFKQQLVDLIEKVYGMISDSVKKELNPLLELCIQDPRTSHSPAKGHANGLGQKNQLGHWLAIVKVLTNYLDVLRANHVPSILVHKLFTQIFSLIDVQLFNRLLLRRECCSFSNGEYVKVGLAELKHWSDNATREFAGSAWDALKHIRQAVDFLVISLKPMRTLKEIRTDVCPALSIQQLERIVSMYWDDINGSNAISAEFTSSLKSAVREESNTVTTFSILLDDDSCIPFSLDDIAKTMPIIEVAEDDLLPFVRENPSFAFLLQRGNS